The proteins below come from a single Tachysurus fulvidraco isolate hzauxx_2018 chromosome 13, HZAU_PFXX_2.0, whole genome shotgun sequence genomic window:
- the LOC113652345 gene encoding E3 ubiquitin-protein ligase TRIM39-like: MDSRPSLTEDDFSCPVCCDIFREPLLLACSHSICKSCLNTFWQQRGALECPICRTVSSTPEPPVNIVLHNMCEAVMKERNRRMSVEMEGLCSIHHEALTLFCVKDQRPICTKCKNSRLHSRHTVSSIREASQDLKQALMLKLKPLHEKIKIYEDFKKSCINTGEHIKTQSQHTEELIRMEFKKFHQFLWDEEEHRIAALKEEEEQRSQMMKKKIDKITIQISCILDTIKAIERKTQGEDLPFLLNYNMLLEKTQAKLENPEKLSGVLINVAKHLSNLSFQVSEKIHSFVQYTPVVFDPNTAHAGLLVSDDLSTVSYTGELQQLPDNSERFEGYVSVIGSEGFNSGTHCWDVEVGDNTAWAVGVISESVYKHRENLSRFGLWYVGFCNDKYGKGYAPEILTLLRVNEKIKRIRVQVDFNKGKVIFSDSAQNTCLHIFKQTFRDRVFPYFYSHCKLHPLRILPVKSSVTIQMDS; this comes from the exons ATGGATTCCAGACCTTCTTTGACTGAAGATGATTTCTCCTGTCCTGTGTGCTGTGACATCTTCAGGGAGCCTTTACTCCTGGCCTGCTCCCACAGCATCTGTAAGAGCTGCCTGAACACCTTCTGGCAGCAGAGAGGAGCTCTAGAGTGTCCTATATGCAGGACCGTGTCCTCCACCCCTGAGCCTCCGGTCAACATCGTGTTGCACAACATGTGCGAAGCGGTAATGAAGGAGCGCAACCGGAGGATGTCAGTGGAGATGGAGGGGCTCTGCAGTATACACCATGAAGCTCTTACTCTGTTCTGTGTGAAGGATCAGAGACCTATTTGCACCAAGTGCAAGAACTCCAGATTACACAGCAGGCACACTGTCAGCTCCATACGGGAAGCATCACAAGACCTCAAG CAGGCACTTATGCTGAAACTGAAGCCCTTACACGAGAAAATTAAAATCTATGAGGACTTCAAAAAATCCTGTATTAATACCGGAGAGCACATTAAG ACGCAGAGCCAACACACAGAGGAATTGATTAGGATGGAATTCAAGAAATTTCACCAGTTTCTCTGGGATGAAGAGGAGCATAGAATAGCTGCActaaaagaggaagaggaacagAGAAGTCagatgatgaagaaaaagaTTGACAAGATCACAATTCAAATATCTTGCATCCTGGACACCATCAAAGCCATTGAGAGAAAGACACAAGGAGAAGATTTGCCATTTctgctg AACTACAATATGTTACTAGAAAA AACTCAAGCTAAACTAGAAAATCCAGAGAAGTTATCTGGAGTTCTGATCAATGTGGCAAAGCATCTGAGCAACCTGAGCTTCCAAGTGTCAGAGAAGATACACAGCTTTGTACAATACA CCCCTGTGGTGTTTGACCCCAACACTGCTCACGCCGGCCTCTTAGTCTCTGATGATCTAAGCACGGTGTCCTATACGGGCGAGCTGCAACAGCTTCCTGATAACTCAGAGAGGTTTGAGGGTTATGTGAGTGTCATCGGCTCTGAGGGCTTTAATTCAGGCACACACTGCTGGGACGTCGAGGTCGGAGACAACACAGCCTGGGCCGTAGGTGTCATCTCAGAGTCTGTGTATAAGCACAGGGAGAACCTCTCACGGTTCGGTTTGTGGTATGTGGGCTTCTGCAATGACAAATACGGTAAAGGATATGCACCTGAGATCCTGACGCTGTTGCGTGTTAATGAGAAGATcaagaggatcagggttcaggtGGACTTTAACAAGGGCAAGGTGATCTTCTCTGACTCAGCCCAGAACACCTGTCTGCACATTTTCAAACAGACTTTCAGGGATAGAGTTTTCCCTTACTTTTACAGCCACTGTAAACTCCATCCTCTGAGAATATTACCAGTAAAGTCTTCAGTGACCATTCAGATGGACAGTTAG
- the odf3b gene encoding outer dense fiber protein 3-B produces the protein MDDSEGWVGSWRPHKPRGPIAALYSGPGPKYALPGVTGQNDHDPRKWKAPAYSFGIPYRYNRESGTPGPSYLIPSNITRTGRDGNPAYSIYSRPKDVKLFQSPGPGTYRPEKAEVSCFYSAPSYSLSARTDLFHKDQTPGPATYTLPPVLGPGSVCKRSAPSISLSGRSRIGSFHEDLKKTPGPASYRVVDPDIYRSKSPQYSLIGRSSLPGDAIQNPGPGTYYPEKVATTRYKAPSFSFGIRHSDYIAPMILDEDGD, from the exons ATGGATGATTCTGAAGGGTGGGTTGGTTCCTGGAGGCCTCACAAGCCAAGAGGACCAATTGCTGCACTGTATAGCGGCCCCGGGCCTAAGTACGCCCTCCCGGGGGTTACAG GTCAAAATGACCATGACCCACGGAAATGGAAGGCTCCTGCATACAGTTTTGGAATACCTTATAGGTACAACAGAGAAAGTGGCACACCTGGACCCTCCTATCTCATACCCTCTAATATCACTCGAACTGGACGTGATGGCAACCCTGCATATTCAATATATAGTCGACCAAAAGACGTTAAGCTCTTCCAGAGCCCAGGACCAG GGACCTATCGCCCAGAAAAAGCAGAGGTGTCATGCTTTTATTCCGCCCCCTCATACTCACTGTCTGCTAGAACCGATTTGTTCCACAAGGACCAAACACCAG GGCCTGCTACATATACACTTCCCCCAGTGCTGGGGCCAGGTTCAGTGTGTAAAAGATCTGCTCCAAGCATCTCTCTCAGTGGCCGGAGCAGAATTGGTAGCTTCCATGAAGACCTGAAGAAG acTCCAGGTCCTGCGTCATACAGAGTTGTTGACCCAGACATATACAGATCAAAATCCCCGCAGTATAGCCTTATAGGACGCAGCAGCTTGCCTGGTGATGCAATCCAGAACCCAGGACCTGGAACTTACTATCCAGAGAAG GTGGCCACCACAAGATACAAAGCCCCCAGCTTTTCCTTTGGTATCCGTCACTCTGACTACATTGCCCCAATGATTTTGGACGAAGACGGTGATTAA